From a single Botrytis cinerea B05.10 chromosome 16, complete sequence genomic region:
- the Bcprx3 gene encoding Bcprx3 has protein sequence MSTIFARVVPRTIRALPRASLVQNSFRAQVVAPLPRRFLATNTLPEQPRLRLGSEAPNFQAETTQGPIDFHKFIGDRWTVLFSHPADFTPVCTTELGAFAKLKDEFEKRDVNMIGLSADPLPSHKEWIKDINEVSGTTLQFPIIADADRKVAYLYDMLDAQDTTNIDQKGIAFTIRSVFVIDPAKKIRLTMMYPASCGRNTKEVLRVIDSLQTADKKGVTTPIDWQVGDDVIVPPTVKTEDARKRFGKVREVKPYLRFTNVGQ, from the exons ATGTCAACTATTTTCGCTCGTGTAGTTCCAAGAACAATTCGTGCATTGCCCCGTGCTTCTCTTGTTCAGAACTCCTTCAGAGCTCAAGTTGTTGCCCCTCTTCCGCGACGATTCCTGGCCACAAACACTTTACCAGAGCAACCGCGATTGAGATTGGGTTCCGAAG CACCCAACTTCCAAGCCGAAACAACCCAAGGCCCTATTGATTTTCATAAGTTTATCGGCGATAGATGGACAGTTTTGTTCTCCCACCCCGCAGACTTCACTCCAGTTTGCACGACCGAACTTGGTGCTTTTGCGAAACTGAAGGATGAATTTGAGAAACGGGACGTGAACATGATTGGTTTG TCCGCAgatcctctcccttcccacAAAGAATGGATTAAAGACATCAACGAAGTCTCTGGGACCACACTGCAATTTCCCATCATCGCGGATGCGGACCGCAAAGTTGCTTACCTCTACGATATGCTTGACGCTCAAGACACAACCAACATTGATCAAAAAGGCATTGCATTCACCATTCGATCCGTCTTTGTGATCGATCCTGCCAAAAAGATCAGACTTACGATGATGTACCCAGCTAGCTGTGGGCGAAATACTAAGGAAGTTCTAAGAGTTATTGATAGCTTGCAGACGGCAGATAAGAAAGGTGTCACTACACCCATCGATTGGCAGGTAGGAGATGATGTTATTGTGCCACCAACAGTCAAGACGGAAGATGCGCGGAAGAGATTTGGAAAGGTTAGAGAGGTAAAGCCTTATTTGAGGTTTACAAACGTCGGGCAGTAA